The nucleotide sequence TGTGATAAAAGTTCAACGGCAACTGGCGGTAGGACTTGATTTCCGTACGCACGACGTCCGTGATGACCTCTTCCGACGTCGGCTGGATCGCGTACTCGCGGCCGTGGCGGTCTTTCACGCGCATCAGTTCGTCGCCCATCTTGGTCCAGCGGCCCGTCTCCTGCCACAGTTCGGCCGGCTGCACGAGCGGCATCAGCAGTTCGATGCCCGCGGCTTTGTTCATCTCGTCACGGATGATGGCTTCCACCTTGCGGATCACGCGCAGGCCCATCGGCATGTAGGTATAGATGCCGGAACCGAGGCGTTTGATCATGCCTGCACGCATCATCAATTGGTGGCTGACGATTTCCGCGTCAGAAGGTGCATCTTTAAGTGTGGAAATAAAAAAACGGGAGGCGCGCATAACGGTGAATTCTTTTTAAAAAGAGAGGGTTATAATCAACCTAATTTTAAAGGATTAGCTGGCTGATGCGTCCATACTTTACACAAATGCGCTCAATTGGTGCGATTCCGGCGCTTTTCGCACCCCGAAAAGGTCACCGGCTTGCGAAGTTGTGGGTAATTATGTAAAAAAGGACGCACTGTCGCAGAAAGTTTGAGGTGCATTATGCTCGACCGTGAAGGGTTTCGGCCCAACGTCGGCATCATCCTGCTAAACGCCCAGAACGAGGTGTGGTGGGGCAAGCGGGTGCGCGAGCACTCATGGCAGTTTCCGCAAGGCGGTATCAAATATGGCGAAACACCGGAACAAGCCATGTTTCGCGAACTTGAAGAGGAAATCGGACTCAGACAGGAACACGTCAAAATTGTCGGCCGCACCCGCGACTGGCTGCGCTATGAAGTGCCAGACCACTTCATCAAGCGCGAGATTCGCGGCCATTACCGTGGCCAGAAGCAGATTTGGTTTCTGCTGAGAATGTGCGCGCGCGATAACGACGTCAATCTGCGCCTGACCGACCATCCCGAGTTCGACGCCTGGCGCTGGCATGAGTACTGGGTCCCGCTCGATGTCGTCATAGAATTTAAACGCGATGTCTACCAGCGCGCCTTGCAGGAGCTGTCCCGCTTCCTGACCTGGCCCGTGCATGGCAACGCGCAGCAAGCGCACCGCCACACGTCGCGCTATCTGCGCCAGCCCCATGCGCCACGGGCGCAGGATGGTACGGCACTGGCCAAACCTTGCGACGGCGTTGCCGCCGAAGGGTGTACGCCGGAGCTGATTCTGCCAGGCAAGGGGTAGTCCACCGCAATGAACGCACTCTCCCACGCAAAAGGGGCAGCCTGAACAGGCTGCCCCTTTTTACATACCGGTAAGAAACTTTCTTTTAAAAATGCAGACAGTTTCGACACCTAACAAAACCGTAGCGAGCGGCAGTGATTTGTGGCTAAGAAGCGCAACCGTACTCTAGTACGGTGAGCATCGCAGGCCGCAAAGCGCGACGCGCAGTAGGTTTGGTTAGGTGTTAATTAGCGGCGGGAACGTCCAGGGTAATGGCTTTCAAGCCCAGGATGTTGCTGCTGTACTGGCGGATCTTGTTGGCCAGGGCTGGGTCATTGTTCAGCTTTTGGCCGTACGACGGCACCATTTCCACCATCTTCGCCTGCCATTCCGGCGTTGCCAGGCGGCTCTTGAATGCCGTTTGCAGCACCTTGATCATGATCGGCGGCGCGGTCGAGGCGCCTGGCGATGCACCCAGCAGGGCAACGATGCTGCCATCGGCGGCACCGACGACTTCCGTACCGAACTGCAACAAACCACCTTTGACAGGGTCATCCTTGACGATCTGCACGCGCTGGCCCGCGTTTTGCAGCGTCCAGTCTTCCATCTTGGCGTTCGGCAAGTATTCGCGCAAGGTCTTCAAACGGTCTTCCGGCGTGTTCATGACTTGCTCGACCAGGTACTTCGTCAACGGAATATTGTCGTAGCCGGCTTGCAGCATGGGCTTTACATTGCCCGTGCCGATCGAGGCCGGCAAGTCGATCCAGGAACCGTTTTTCAGGAACTTGGTCGAGAAGGTGGCAAACGGGCCAAACAGCAGGGCTTTCTTGCCATCGATGATGCGCGTATCGAGATGCGGCACGGACATCGGCGGCGAACCCACGGATGCCTTGCCGTAGACCTTGGCCGCATGCGCCGCCACCAGTTCCGGATTGGTGGTGACCAGCCATTGGCCGCCCACCGGCACGCCGCCGTAGCCCTTGGCTTCAGGAATGCCCGATTTTTCCAGCAGCGGCAGCGAACCGCCGCCGGCGCCGATGAAGACGAACTTGGCGCGCATGGTCTTTTCCTTGCCGGCGGCCAGGTCTTTCACCGTCACGTTCCACACGCCATCGGCGCCGCGCTGGATGTCCTCCACCTGGTGGCGCAGGTGCAGGACCATGCCATGGCTGTCCGTCAGGTATTTCACCAGACCGCGCGTGAGGTTGCCGAAATTGACGTCAGTACCGATTTCCATGCGCGTCGCGGCCACTTTCTGGCCCTTGTCGCGGCCTTGCATGACCAACGGCGCCCATTGCTCGATCTGCGCCTGGTCTTCCGAGTACAGCATGCCCTTGAACAGGTTTTCCTTTTGCAGCGCGGCATAGCGCTTCTTCAGAAAGGCAATATTCTCATCGCCCCAGACAAAGGCCATGTGCGGCACATTGTTGATGAAGGTTTGCGGCGCGCCCAGGTGCTTGTTGGCTACCTGATAGGCCCAGAATTGCTTGGATATTTCGAATTGCTCGTTGATGGCAACGGCTTTTTTCGTCTCGATGCTGCCATCGGCCGCTTCCGGCGTGTAGTTCAGTTCGGCAAAGGCCGAGTGGCCCGTGCCCGCGTTGTTCATCGCGTCCGAGCTTTCGGCGGCCACGGAATCGAGGCGCTCGACCATTTCCATCGTCAGCGATGGATCGAGTTCCTTGAGCATGCTGCCCAGGGTGGCGCTCATGGTGCCGGCGCCGATCAGCAGCACGTCGACCGGTTTTTCGGACGAGGCCGGAGGGGTCTTGTTACATGCCGCCAGGATCAGGCACGACATCAAAAGTAATAGCGATTTACGCATTCGTAACTCCATTTTTGGATACTGAAGGATGATTCTTGCGCGCCACCGTGGCGACACCATCGCGGCTATCGACGGATCCGACGAAAAACAGACCAGCCTCCGGCACGCCAAGGCGGCAGGACAGGTCAATGTCGATGGTGATAGGCATGCTGCCGTGCTCCGGAATATCCCGAGAGCAATATCTGGTGGCAAAGGTGCGGGCAAAGGACAGCGCGGACTGCGTTGTCGGCTGAAAAACCGGCAATGAAATCGCCGTCATGTCCAGTGCAAATATCAAGAGCGGCGATTTTATCACCGTTATTTGACGCCGCCGGGCCGCAGCGGTAGTGGATAATACTTACTGCAGGGTATTAAATGATGGTGACTATAGGGTCTTGCAAACTGGTGCCAGACGACAAAAAGGGCATCCTCGATGCCCTGAATTGACGTACGCGGTACAATGCCGGCTGCCCTTTAGCCATAGTCAGTCAGCCATGTTCAACCCCTCTTCCGACGACGTGCGCCGTTTCTTTTGTGAAACATTGCGCAAGCACCGCGCCCATGAAATCCTTACGCCGATGGAAGCCATCGCGCTCGACTGGATTCTGGAACACCCCGAGTACGAAAACGAACTCTCCGACGTCGAAGCGGCACTGGCGCGCGACTACTCCGTCGAAGGTGGTCAGGCGAACCCGTTCTTGCACCTGTCCATGCACCTGTCGATCACGGAGCAGGTGCAGGTGGACCAACCGCGCGGCATCCGCCCGGCCGTCCAGCAACTGACCCAGCGCCTCGATTCGGCCCATGCGGCCCAGCATGAAGTGATGGAATGCCTGGGCCAGATGATCTGGGCTTCGCAGCGCTCGGGCTTGCCGCCGGACACGGACGCCTATATAGACTGCGTGCGCCGCCGGTAGGAACACAGGTGCTGTACCAGTACTACCTCACATCGGTTTTACTGCCGCTTTCATACGCTGAGGCAATACCTGTGCTGGCCCTTTTTCCAGCAAGCCCAGCACCACTTGCAGCGCCATGGCGACGGCGCCGACGATGAAGACCACGTCACCGAAGGTGCGTATCCAGCGCAGGTTCTGCAACAGCGGCTGCTGCATGAATTCCTCACTGCGCGCATACCACAGGCCTTCCGTCACGCTGGCGTGGAACTGGATGACGCCAATCGGCAACAAGCTGGTAAAGATCATCAGCACCAGGCCCGCGTTCAAGCCCCAGAAAGCCGTCTTCATCAACGCAGTGCTGAAGCGGTAGTCGGGCCGTAAATAACGTAGCACCAGCAAGGTAAAACCCAGCGCCAGGAAGCCATACACGCCGAACAGCGCCGCATGCGCATGCACGGGGGTCGTGTTGAGGCCCTGGATGTAGTACAGCGCCACGGGCGGATTGATCATGAAGCCCAGCACGCCCGCGCCCAGCATGTTCCAGAAGGCGACGGCGACAAAGCACATCATGGGCCAGCGCAACTGCTCCATCCACGGCGCACGCTCCTTCAGGCGCCAGTTTTCCCACGCTTCATGCCCCAGCACGATCAGCGGCACCACTTCGAGCGCGCTGAAACTGGCGCCGATGGCCATCACCGGCGTGGTGGTGCCGGCAAAGTACAGATGGTGGAAAGTGCCGGGTATGCCGCCCAGCATGAACAGCGAGGCCGACGCCAGGCTGGCCGCCGTGGCCATGCGCACCGACACCAGCCCCAGGGTCGAGAAGATGAAGGCCAGCGCCGTGGTGGCGAAGACTTCGAAGAACCCTTCCACCCACAGGTGCACCACCCACCAGCGCCAGTATTCCATCACGGACAGGTGCGTGCGTTCGCCGTAGAACAGGCCGGCACCATAGAACAGGCCGATGGCGCCCACGGACGCGGTCAGCAGCGCCAGCAGATTCTTGTCGCCGCCTGGCTGGCGCAAGGCCGGCACGACGCCGCGCAGCATCAACACCAGCCACAGCAGGATGCCCACGTACTTGCCGATCTGCCACAAACGTCCGAGGTCCACATATTCATAGCCCTGGTGACCGAGCCAGAAGTTCCACTCGGGCGGCATGATTTGCGCAATCGCCAGGTAATTGCCGATGAAGGAGCCGACGACCACAAGCACCAGTGCCCAGAACAGCACGTCGACGCCCAGGCGCTGCCACCTGGGATCCTTGCCGCCATTGATCAAGGGCGCGAGGAACAGGCCAGCGGCCAGGAAGCCCGTGGCGATCCAGAACAGCGCGGCCTGGATATGCCAGGTGCGCGTGAGCGCATACGGGAACCAGCGCGACACATCGATGCCGTAGAACTGCTGTCCTTCCACCGTGTAATGCGCCGTAAAGCCACCGATGAAGACCTGGAAGATGAACAGCGCCACCACCAGGAACAGGTACTTGCCCAGTCCCCGCTGCGAGGGCGTGAGGGCGAACGTCGTCAACGGGTCGCGCGGGCCGGGCGCGGGAAGCGCTTCGTCGTGGTCGCGCAAAAAGGCCCAGCCCCACACGAGGAAGCCGACACCGGCCAGCAGCACCACCACGCTGGCGACCGACCAGACGAGGTTTTCGCCGCTGGGCTGGTTGCCGATCAGGGGTTCATGCGGCCAGTTGTTCGTGTACGTGACTTTCTGGCCCGGACGCTCGGTGGCGGCGGCCCATGCCGTCCAGAAGAAAAACTGCGTCATCTGTGCGCGCCGCTCGGCACTGGGCAGGGTATTTTCCTTCATGGCGAAATGTTCGCGGCTGGCGTGCAGCGCTGGCGCGTCGGAAAACAGCTGGTCGTAATAGTGCGCCGTGTTGGCGATGGCTTGCACGCGGCGCGGCGACAGGTGCAGTACTTGTTCTTCATCGACCCCGTTGCCGCGGTATTCCAGCTTGAGCGCTTCGCGCAACGCCGCCTGCG is from Janthinobacterium sp. 61 and encodes:
- a CDS encoding RNA pyrophosphohydrolase encodes the protein MLDREGFRPNVGIILLNAQNEVWWGKRVREHSWQFPQGGIKYGETPEQAMFRELEEEIGLRQEHVKIVGRTRDWLRYEVPDHFIKREIRGHYRGQKQIWFLLRMCARDNDVNLRLTDHPEFDAWRWHEYWVPLDVVIEFKRDVYQRALQELSRFLTWPVHGNAQQAHRHTSRYLRQPHAPRAQDGTALAKPCDGVAAEGCTPELILPGKG
- the mqo gene encoding malate dehydrogenase (quinone), coding for MRKSLLLLMSCLILAACNKTPPASSEKPVDVLLIGAGTMSATLGSMLKELDPSLTMEMVERLDSVAAESSDAMNNAGTGHSAFAELNYTPEAADGSIETKKAVAINEQFEISKQFWAYQVANKHLGAPQTFINNVPHMAFVWGDENIAFLKKRYAALQKENLFKGMLYSEDQAQIEQWAPLVMQGRDKGQKVAATRMEIGTDVNFGNLTRGLVKYLTDSHGMVLHLRHQVEDIQRGADGVWNVTVKDLAAGKEKTMRAKFVFIGAGGGSLPLLEKSGIPEAKGYGGVPVGGQWLVTTNPELVAAHAAKVYGKASVGSPPMSVPHLDTRIIDGKKALLFGPFATFSTKFLKNGSWIDLPASIGTGNVKPMLQAGYDNIPLTKYLVEQVMNTPEDRLKTLREYLPNAKMEDWTLQNAGQRVQIVKDDPVKGGLLQFGTEVVGAADGSIVALLGASPGASTAPPIMIKVLQTAFKSRLATPEWQAKMVEMVPSYGQKLNNDPALANKIRQYSSNILGLKAITLDVPAAN
- a CDS encoding DUF1841 family protein, whose protein sequence is MFNPSSDDVRRFFCETLRKHRAHEILTPMEAIALDWILEHPEYENELSDVEAALARDYSVEGGQANPFLHLSMHLSITEQVQVDQPRGIRPAVQQLTQRLDSAHAAQHEVMECLGQMIWASQRSGLPPDTDAYIDCVRRR
- a CDS encoding nitric-oxide reductase large subunit, which produces MGPYKKLWFTLIGVLIVTFSLLGYYGVEVYRQAPPIPAQVLAQDGRQLFDREGILDGQTAWQSVGGMQLGSIWGHGAYQAPDWTADWLHRELTAWLELAAQEQHGKTYAALDGPAQAALREALKLEYRGNGVDEEQVLHLSPRRVQAIANTAHYYDQLFSDAPALHASREHFAMKENTLPSAERRAQMTQFFFWTAWAAATERPGQKVTYTNNWPHEPLIGNQPSGENLVWSVASVVVLLAGVGFLVWGWAFLRDHDEALPAPGPRDPLTTFALTPSQRGLGKYLFLVVALFIFQVFIGGFTAHYTVEGQQFYGIDVSRWFPYALTRTWHIQAALFWIATGFLAAGLFLAPLINGGKDPRWQRLGVDVLFWALVLVVVGSFIGNYLAIAQIMPPEWNFWLGHQGYEYVDLGRLWQIGKYVGILLWLVLMLRGVVPALRQPGGDKNLLALLTASVGAIGLFYGAGLFYGERTHLSVMEYWRWWVVHLWVEGFFEVFATTALAFIFSTLGLVSVRMATAASLASASLFMLGGIPGTFHHLYFAGTTTPVMAIGASFSALEVVPLIVLGHEAWENWRLKERAPWMEQLRWPMMCFVAVAFWNMLGAGVLGFMINPPVALYYIQGLNTTPVHAHAALFGVYGFLALGFTLLVLRYLRPDYRFSTALMKTAFWGLNAGLVLMIFTSLLPIGVIQFHASVTEGLWYARSEEFMQQPLLQNLRWIRTFGDVVFIVGAVAMALQVVLGLLEKGPAQVLPQRMKAAVKPM